One stretch of Arachis duranensis cultivar V14167 chromosome 1, aradu.V14167.gnm2.J7QH, whole genome shotgun sequence DNA includes these proteins:
- the LOC107491930 gene encoding zinc finger BED domain-containing protein RICESLEEPER 2, protein MTENSNIEAAGMSANTQPSSPPSGVRKNRSAVWDHFDVENATEKKAKCKYCGSLIQYGNGTSSMGGHLRRCKQNPNNDSNKRRKTTTTPTIDERGVLNSPSASKFDQEEARRALVEMFIGEELPFRFVKSLKFRKFVHALQARFKVPSRTTLARDIGALYAEEKMKLQDFLSANCGRVCLTTDTWTSIQNFTYMSLTAHFVDLDWKLHKKILNFCQVTSHLGEVIGATIESCLNNWNLNRVFSVTVDNASSNDVAIKYLKQRLNSWNSIILNGEFIHMRCCAHIINLIVKEGLKEIDESVLRIRSAVKYVRYSPSRASRFQKCVELEKIQYKGLPCIDVETRWNSTYQMLEVALKHRKAFELLALKDNTYIGEMNGGKGRGVPSDSDWEYAESIVPFLRVFSDATICISGTLYVTSAICVSGTLYVTSDMYMKEVFAIG, encoded by the coding sequence ATGACTGAAAACAGTAATATTGAAGCAGCAGGGATGTCTGCTAACACTCAACCATCTTCTCCACCGTCAGGTGTTCGTAAGAATCGGTCAGCTGTTTGGGATCATTTTGATGTGGAGAATGCTACTGAGAAGAAGGCTAAATGCAAATATTGTGGTAGCTTAATACAATATGGGAATGGAACCAGCTCAATGGGTGGTCATTTGAGAAGATGCAAGCAAAATCCTAATAATGAttcaaacaaaagaagaaaaacaacgACCACACCGACTATAGATGAGCGTGGTGTTTTAAATTCACCCAGTGCTTCCAAATTTGACCAAGAGGAGGCTCGAAGGGCACTTGTGGAAATGTTTATTGGGGAAGAGCTACCATTTCGCTTCGTTAAAAGCCTGAAATTCCGAAAATTTGTGCATGCCCTACAAGCAAGATTCAAAGTTCCTTCACGGACTACATTAGCACGTGACATTGGAGCTCTTTATGCTGAAGAGAAGATGAAGTTGCAAGATTTTCTTTCGGCAAATTGTGGTAGAGTATGTCTAACCACTGACACTTGgacttcaattcaaaattttacttATATGAGTTTGACAGCACACTTTGTTGATTTGGATTggaaattacataaaaaaatacttaatttttgTCAAGTGACAAGTCATTTAGGAGAGGTTATAGGAGCAACAATTGAATCTTGTTTAAATAATTGGAATTTGAATCGGGTCTTTAGTGTGACAGTTGATAATGCCTCGTCTAATGATGTTGCAATTAAATATCTGAAGCAGCGATTGAATTCTTGGAATAGCATTATTTTGAATGGTGAATTTATTCATATGAGGTGTTGTGCACATATTATAAACTTAATTGTAAAAGAGGGGTTGAAAGAGATTGATGAATCGGTCTTGAGGATTCGTAGTGCAGTAAAGTATGTTAGATATTCTCCATCTAGAGCTAGTAGGTTTCAAAAGTGTGTTGAATTAGAAAAAATCCAATATAAAGGCTTGCCTTGCATAGATGTTGAGACTAGGTGGAACTCTACCTATCAAATGTTAGAGGTAGCTTTGAAGCATCGCAAAGCATTTGAGTTGCTTGCTTTGAAAGATAATACCTATATAGGAGAGATGAATGGAGGAAAAGGGAGAGGTGTTCCTTCTGATTCAGACTGGGAGTATGCTGAGTCCATTGTACCATTTTTGCGAGTGTTCAGTGATGCCACTATATGTATTTCTGGTACCTTATATGTTACCAGTGCTATATGTGTTTCTGGTACCTTATATGTTACCAGTGATATGTATATGAAGGAAGTATTTGCAATTGGATGA